TCCCTTCCCTCCCGAAGAAAACGCCGCGCCAACTTTCCGGCGGTCGTCGTTTTCCCCGACCCCTGAAGACCCACGAGCACGACTACCGTCGGCGGCCGCTCGGCCCACTCCATCCTGGGTGGCTCCCCCCCGAGGAGCGCCGCCAGCTCGTCGTGGACGATCTTCACGACCTGCTGTCCCGGCGAAACCGACCGGAGGACCCCTTCGCCCAGGGCCCGCTCCTGTACGCGGGCCAGGAACTCGCGGGTGACCCCGAAGTTCACGTCCGCCTCGAGGAGGACCCGCCGCACTTCGCGGAGCCCGTCCCGAATCATCGGCTCCGTGAGGACCCCTCGCTGCCTCAGGCGGCCGAGGACGGAATCCAGCTTGTCACTCAGCTCGTCGAACATGCGCGAACGGTCTCCCCCTTGACCACGCCGGCGGCCCGGCAAAAGCCGCAGAGCTTAACAAGATAGCCCGCGAAAGGGGGGAAGTGAAGGATCCGGGAGATCTCCGGGAGGGGACCTGGCCAGGGGACCGGAAGGCTTCCGATGGGGGCGGGAAAGTGCTTGGCCCGGCGGACGCCGTGTCGCCGGCGGACCCCCGAAAATATCCGGAGGCCCGCACGAGACGAAGGAGTTACCTCCCGACCCGCTGGACCCGCTCGAATTCCTCGACGGCGTTCACATAGTTCACGATCGCCCGGAGCTCGGCCTGGCGCGCCGAGGTAAGGGAATTTTGCGTCGTCACGACCTGGAAATTCGTCGAAACACCCACGTTGAAGCGGGTGAGCTCGGCCTCGAGGCTCCGTTCGGCCGCCTCCCGGCTCCTGCGGGCGGCCTCGAGCTGAAGGAAGGTGTTCCCCACGGCGAGCCCCGCGTTCGTCACTTCGGTGGTGATCACCAACTCCTGGGATTGGAGGGCGATGTCCGACTGCCTCAGCTGGAGCTGCGCCCGCTCATAGTTCGCGCTCCCCGCGTTCGTGCCCAGCGGATAGGAGAAGTTCAGCCCCACGTTCCAACTCGGGGCGTCGAAGTCGGCGAAGGATTGGAAGACGTCGCTGTACCCACCCTCCTCGACGAGCTCGGGTTCACCCCCGAGGCCGGAGCGCGCGAAGAGGTTTCCTCCGACGCCCTGGAGCGAATAGCCGGCCGAGAGGCTGAGGTCCGGAAGCCGCGACTCACGAGTCACGGCCAGGTTGAGTTGGGAAATGGCCCTCTGCTGGCGCTGCTGCTGAATATCGGTCCGCTCGCGGAGGGCCCTCTCGATCGCGAAGGCGATGTCCACCTCGCGCGCCTCGAAGCTCGGGAGCTCGGTCGGGACGATCGTCTGAGCCAGAAGCGGATCCTGCGTCCCGGCGACCAGGAGCCGCTTGAAGGCGAGCTCCTGGTTCCGCCAGGTGATCTCGGCGTTGAGGAGCGACTGCAGCGCGTTCGCGACCTGTGCCTCAGCCTGGAAGACTTCGATTTCAGCGAGCGTCCCCAGCTCCACCCGGATTCGGTTATTCTCCAGAAGCTGCTCCGCCTGTGCCAGACTTCTCCGCTGGATCTCGATCTGTTCGACCTGGGCCTTCAGGTTCCAATAGGCTACGCGGACCTGGTCCGTGAGGTTTCGGACCTGGCTCTCGAGCTGGATGTCCACGACGTCACGCTGGATCTGCTGCGTCTCGAGAGCCGTCCGCTGGCTGTCCGTCCGGCGTCCTGAGAGGAGCGGCTGCGTGTAGCTGAAGCCGATGGATGAGTTGTAGCTCGGATTTCGGGTCGAGAACGAGTTGTTCGTCTCGCTCCGCGAGTTATTGAAGCTCGTCGAAAACCGACCGCCATACCAGCGAATGGGTTGGGTGAACGTCGTGTTGAAGGTCAGCGACTCGCTGACCGTGCGCTGGCCCCCGTCGAGCTGGCTGGTGGACTGGTTCGTCCGGTTGTTGTAGCCGCTGGATATGCTGATGGACGGCGTGAACGCCGCCCGGGCCACGTCCAGCGAATAGTCCTGGATGAGCGGATTCAGCCGCGCGCTCTGGATGTCCAGATTGTTCTCGAGAGCCCGGTCAATCGCCTCCTGGAGCGTCATCTCGATGAAGGGCGCTCCCGGGTCCACGGGGGGCCTCGCTTCGCCGACCACGTAAGGATCGAGTTCGAGCGCGGCTCCGGCGGGAACCTGCTGGGCCTCGAGAATCGAGGGAAGTCCAGCTGCGAGCGCCAGGGCCAGGATCCCGATCCTATGGACAATTTTCTTCACGATGATTCCTCTGCGAGTTGCTGAGTTTCGTCCCGACCTCGGGTAGCCTTACGGGGGGCTCGCCCTTCGGGATTCGGGGAGCCGCACGGCATCCCGCGGGATGCACCCCACTTACCCTGAATGACACGCGGGGGGACCGGGATGTTAGCCCGGGGCGCCGAGTACGAACCGGGATTGCCCCTGCGGGGGGCTCACCCGACGTGGATGATCTGGGTTCGCCGGGTACCGACGGAGACCATCTCGACGGGGGCGCCGGTGAGCTCCTCCATCCGGTCGAGGTACCGCCGCGCGTTCTTCGGGAGATCCGCGATCGATCGCGCCTCCGCGGTGGAGGCCTGCCACCCCGGCAGGGCTTCGAGGACCGGCTCGGACCGGTCCAACCCATGAGTGTCGGCCGGAAAGTCCTCCGTCACTCCGCCGGGCGTGCGGTACGCCGTCGCGATCGAAATTTCGGAGAGGGTGTCGAGAACGTCGAGCTTCGTCACCGCGAGACCGGTCAATCCATTCACTCGGCCCGCGTACCGAGCCAGAACCGAGTCGAACCAACCGCACCGTCGCGGGCGACCCGTGGTGGCCCCGAACTCCCCGCCGAGCTCGCGGATGTGCGCGTCCATCTCGGGCTCGAAGGCCGTGGGAAGCGGGCCGTTCCCCACCCGCGTCGTGTACGCCTTGACCACCCCGAGAACCGCGTCTATGCGCGTGGGTCCGACCCCGATTCCAGTGGCCGCGGCCGCGGCGGTCGTGTTCGAAGACGTCACGAAGGGATACGTGCCGTGGTCGAGATCGAGCGCGGTCCCCTGTGCGCCCTCGAGAAGGATCCTCTTCCCCTGCACGAGGGACGCATCCACCTCGACCCCGGTGTCCGTGGCGATCTCGAGGAGCCGTTCGCGGAGACGGAGGCAGGTCCCGACCTCCCGCTCCAGCGTCCCGTCGTCCTCCCGCCCGAGCTGGGAGAGGCTCGCCCGAGCACGGGCGATCCCGCGCCCGAGAAGTTCGAGGAAACGCGTCTCGTCGAAGGCATCCGCCACTCGAATCCCGCGACGCCCCGCTTTGTCCTCATAGGCGGGGCCGATTCCCCGCCCCGTGGTGCCGATCTTCTCCACCGCCTGATCTTCGGACGCCTGGTCGATGACCCGGTGGTACGGGAGGAGAAGGTGGGCGCGCAGGCTCACCCCGACCCGCCCCTCGAGCTGGATTCCACGGGTCGCCAGCTCATCGTATTCGTGGAAGAAGCGGAGGAGATCGAGGACCACCCCGTTCCCGAGGAGGCAGCGCTTCCCCGCGTGAAGGATCCCGGAGGGGATCTGATGGAGGACGAACTCCGAGTCGCCGACATGTACGGTATGTCCGGCGTTCGGACCGCCCTGATACCGGGCGACGACGTCCATCTCTTCGGCGAGGACGTCCACGATCTTCCCCTTCCCTTCGTCGCCCCATTGGCACCCGACGACGACGACGCAGCGGCCCTCCGCGGCTCGGTGGCCCACGTTCTTCCAGCTCCTTGGGGGATGGGATCAGGACACGAAAAAGCCCACCCCGGGGGATGGGCCGACGGCGGAAGTATCCTTCAGGAAAGGGTATTTCAGGCCACCAGGTGTGTCAAGACGACCCCGGCGCCCTCGAGCGCGGCGCGGACCGCGGCGATCCCCTCCGGATCGAGCGGGCGGAGGGGAGGCCGGGGGACGCCGCCCCTGAGCCCGACGAGGTCCATCGCCGTCTTCACTCCGGCGACGCCCCGCGCCGCCACGATCTCCTTTCCGAGGAGGAGGAGCCCTTGCTGCAGTCTCTCCGCCTCGGGAAGCCGGCCCCCCGCGTACGCCAGCGCGAGGGCACACGACTCCGCTGGGACAAAGTTCGCGGCGGCAAGCACCGCCCCGACAGCCCCGGTCGCCAGCGCGCCGACGACGCGGTCCGCCGACCCGGTGAGGACCTGGAAGCCCTCCGCCGACTGGGCCAGGATCTCGCGAAGGATCTCGAGATTTCCGCGCGAGTCCTTGATGCCAAGGACGTTGGGATGGTTCGAGAGGGATGCGATCAGGGGGGTGGAGAGCTCCACAGTGGAAACGCGGAGGGGAGGCTGGTAGAGAAGGACGGGGACGGGAGAGGCGTCCGCGACCCGCGCGTAGTGCTCCTCGAGCGCGACCCGGTCCATCAACTCCCGATAATAGGCGGGCGGCTGCACGAGGACGAGGTCCGCCCCCGCCTCCGCGGCGCGCTTCGTCCCCCGGATCGTCTCTCGTGTGGACTCGGCGCCCGTTCCCGCGACGAGAAGCCGTTCCGGCGGGAGCATTTCACGCGCGGCCCGGAGCGCGGCGTCTCGTTCGTCCGAATCGATAAACGCCGATTCTCCCGTCGAGCCCCCGATCAAGACCCCGCGAATCGAGGTGGCGAGCCAACTCCGGATATTCGCCCTGAGCGCGAGGATGTCCAGATCCCCCGTGGCCGGATCGAAGGGGGTAACCGAAGCGACGACGATCCCGTCGAGGCGGGGACTTGACTCGGGGGTGGGGCGCATTGAGTTCTCCGTCGGTCAGCTGAACAGCTTGGTCGATTCGGCCGCCCCACCACTCGAATCCTTCGCGGCCCCCTCCCCGAGAAATTTCATCTTGAGCTCGAAGTCCGAGGGATTCGTGGCCGCGGCCTTCGCGACCCGGAAGTCCACGAGCCCGTCTCGGACGAGTTCCTGGAGATGCTGGTCGAAGCTCTGCGAGCCGTAGTGGTCCCGCCCCTCTTCGATGAGATCGGGGATCTCGTGCGTGCGGTGTGGATCCTTCACGCAGTCGCGAATCGTTCCCGTCACGATCATGACCTCGGCCGCGACGACCCGTCCTTCCCCGTCCGCTCGGGGAAGAAGGCGTTGGGAGACCACGGCCTGGAGGGTCTCGGAGAGGCGGATCCGCACCATCTCCTGCTCCTCCTGGTTGAAGACGGAAATGAGCCGCGAGATCGTCTGGACCGCGTTTTGGGTGTGCACCGTGGAGATGACCAGGTGCCCCGTCTCGGCGGCCTTGAGCGCGATGTCTATCGTCTCCGTGTCTCGCATTTCGCCGATGAGGATCACGTCGGGGTCCTGGCGAAGCGCGGCACGAAGGCCCGAGCTGAACGAGGCCGTGTCGGTCCCGATGTCCCTCTGGGTGATCGAGCTCTTTTTATCGCGATGGAGAAATTCGATCGGATTTTCCAGCGTCACGATGTGTTTTTGCATCCCCCGGTTGATATGCTCGACCATCGCGGCCATGGTCGAGCTCTTCCCGGAGCCGGTGACCCCCGTCACGAGGACGAGACCACGCTCGTTCTCCGCGGCCTTTTCGAGCACCTTCGGCATGCGCAAGTCTTCGAAGGTCGGGATCTCGATTGGCAGGACGCGCATGACGATCATGTACGTTCCCCGCTGGCGAAGGATGTTCACGCGGAAGCGTCCGATCCCCTGGATCCCCCAGGAGCAGTCGTAGTCCGAGATCTCGTCGATCCGCTCCCGGTCCCGTTCGTGCGGGATGAGCTTCACCGCGAGGGCGCGCACCTGCGACTGGCTCATCCGCTGCTCGCTGAGAGGGATGAGCCGACCGAACACGCGCGCGCGCACCACATCCCCCGCCTTGATGTGGATGTCGCTCGCCCCGCGCTGGATCGCGGCCTTGAAGATCTCGATCATGAAGCGCCTCCCTTCCGCCAGTTCATTCCCATGCCCTCCCGCGCGGCCTGCATCGTTTCACGTGCCACCGCGCGCGCACGCTCGGCGCCCGCGTCGAGGATCTCGACAACCCGGACCGGATTCGCCTTCAGCTCGTTCGCGCGGGCCCGCGTTTCTGCAAAGTGCGCCGAGATCGAGTCGGCGAGGATCCGCTTGCAGTCCACACATCCGCGCGTCGCTCCCCGGCACTGTTCCGCGATGTCCGGGAGGCGCGCCGGATCGGTGAAGTGCTGATGGAGGGTGAAGACGTTGCAAACCTCGGGCCGGCCCGGGTCGGTCACCCGGACCCGCTGAGGATCGGTGACCGCCGTGCGCACCCGGGCCCACACCTCCTCCGGTTCGGAGAGAATTCCGACCGTATTTCCGAGGGACTTGCTCATCTTCGCACCTCCGTCGAGCCCGAGAATCCGCCCCGCCTTCGAGAGGATGGGCTGAGGCTCGGGGAAGAGCTCTCCGAAACGCGCGTTCCACCGCCTGGCGACCTCTCGGGCGAGCTCGAGGTGCTGGAGCTGGTCTTCGCCTACGGGGACAAGGGCCGCCCGATATAGAAGGATGTCCGCGCTCTGGAGGATGGGATAGTTCAGAAGCCCGGCCGGTATGGACTCGGTGCGCGAGGACTTGTCCTTGTACTGCGTCATCCGCTCCAGCTCACCCAGGGGCGTGACCGCGTTCAGGAGCCAGGCGAGCCCGGCATGCTCGGGGACGTCGGACTGGACGAAGATGGTGCACTTCCCGGGATCCAGTCCGACCGCCAGGAAGCTCACGGCGAGGTCGAGGATCCGCGCCGGAAGCTCGGCCGGCGTGAAGTCCCCGGTGATCGCGTGCTCGTCCACGATGCAGAAAAAACACTCGTGGCGGTCCTGGAGGGCGACCCACTGCCGAAGCGCGCCCAAATAATTCCCGAGATGGGCCTCCCCCGTGGGTTGCATCCCGCTGAAGACGCGAGCGCGCGCCTCGGGTCCCGTCATCTTCGACCGCTCCTCCGATTGCCGGTCCCCCGGGATCCGCCGCGGAGGAGTCTTCCCTGGGGTCCCGGCGGGGAGGCGCGCGGAGGCTCCTTCCCGTTTGGTCCCTCGACTGGCGAGCCGGTAACTTAGCGTGCCCCCGAGGGCCGTGCGACCCCACCTCCGAGCCGCCTTTGACCTCCGAATCCGACCTTCTTGCCACTGCACTTCGCGCCGCCGAGGCGGCCGCCACCGTCCATCGTCGTTACGCCGGCAAGCTCAGGGGGGAGAGCGTCCAGAGAAAGGGACGTGCCGACTTCGTCTCACGAGTGGACCTGGAGGCCCAGCACGCCGCGCTATCGGTGATTCGGGAGCGGCACCCCGAACACCGAATCCTCTCGGAAGAGGACGACGGGGAAACGGGTCCCTCGACTCCGGCGGCATCCCACGCCGAGGGCCCGATCTGGATCGTGGATCCGCTCGACGGGACGACGAATTTCCTTCACGACCACCCGGCCTACGCGGCTTCGGTCGGCGTCTGGACCGGGGGGGACGCCGTGGCTGGGGCCGTGATCGCCGAGGCGACCGAGGAGCGGTGGTGGGCGCTCCGCGGGGAGGGCGCGTTTCGAAACGGCACCCGAATCCGCACGTCCCCGCTACGCGATCTTTCGACGGCCCTCATCGGAACGGGATTTCCCTTCAAGCACCCCGAGCAGCTCCCCGGCTACCTGAAGGATTTTGCCCGGGTCCTTCTTTCCACCGCGGGGATCCGGCGGGGCGGGGCCGCGGCGCTCGACCTCTGTTATCTCGCGCAGGGGTCTCTCGACGTCTTCTGGGAGGGGACACTCGCGCCCTGGGATATCGCGGCCGGCGTCGTGATCCTTCGGGAAGCGGGGGGCGTCGCGACCCGGCGCGGCGGGGGCCAGATCGCGGCGGACGAGAGCGGATCGGTTGTCGCCGCGAACTCCCCCGAGCTGCTCGAAGCGATGCACGCCCTCCTCGGCGACCGATGAAAAGACGCAGCCCCCGCCGGGGCTCTTCACGGAGGAAGGCTTCCGGCGGGGGCTGCATCCCATTTCGAGGAGCGAATCGTCAGGCTTCGCTCTTGATCTCGATCTTTTTCCCCTTGGCCTCGGGGGCCTTCGGCATCCTTACGTGCAGGACACCGTTTTCGAAGCTCGCCGCGATCTGATCGGCCGCGACAGTGCGAGGGAGGCTGAACGAGCGTTGGAATGCGCCGTAGCGCCGCTCCCATACGTGGAAGCGCCGTTCGCCTTTCTCTTCGCGGGTCTCCTCTTTCCGCCCGCGGATGGTGAGAACATTGTTCTCGATTTCGAGCTCGACGTCCTCCTGGCGAAGGCCCGGAAGCTCCGCCGTGAGCAGGAGCTCCTCGGGAGTCTCCTCGACGTTGACCGCGGGAAGCCAGGCGGTCCCGTCCCCTTCGCCGAGCTCGCGCCCCGCGAACGCCCTGTTCAAGCGGTTCGCCATCTCGTCGAAGTCACTCCAGGGGGAAAGCCAGTTGCGGTCGCGATAGCGGGTGATGGACATGGTCGGATCCTCCTTCCTTTCTCCTATTCGTCGGAAGTGACACATTGTGCGGACCACGGGAGTGAAGCCCGAGCGGCCCGCGCTCTCGAAGCGACCACCACGTCATGCAGAAGGCATGCCGGGCCGGACCTGCCAGAGTTCTGCCAAATCGCACATGCACAATGACTTGACTGCCACAGAGACTGTCACTTTGACCGACGGTGCCGCCATTTTTGCCGACCCGGGCAGCCCTCCCTTCAGCGCCTCCGCGGGAGCTGCGCTTCCCCGGGTTCGTGGGGGTCGGGGGCGATGAAGCTCGCCCTCTTCGGATACGGCCGGATGGGTCGCGCGGTGGAGGAGGTCGCAAAGGAGCGCGGACACCAGATCACGGCCGCCCTGGACGTGGATTCGAATGCGGGCGGACGGGGGATCACGGCGAAGTCTCTCGGGGGAGCGCGTGTGGCGGTGGACTTCTCGAGGGCCGACGCGGTCCTCGACAACGTCCGGAAGGCGGCGGCGCTGGGGGTGGGGGTCGTCGTGGGCACGACCGGCTGGGAGGGGCAGGCGAAGGAGGTCGAGGCGGCCGTCCAAAAAGCAGGGACGGGGCTCCTCGTCGCGCCGAACTTTTCGATCGGGATGCTCCTCTTCTCCCGGGTCGTGGAGGTCGCGGCGCACATCGCGAACGGGCTCGACGACTACGACGTACACCTTCGCGAAGCGCACCACCGGCACAAGACCGACCACCCCTCCGGA
The window above is part of the Gemmatimonadota bacterium genome. Proteins encoded here:
- a CDS encoding adenylosuccinate synthase, coding for MGHRAAEGRCVVVVGCQWGDEGKGKIVDVLAEEMDVVARYQGGPNAGHTVHVGDSEFVLHQIPSGILHAGKRCLLGNGVVLDLLRFFHEYDELATRGIQLEGRVGVSLRAHLLLPYHRVIDQASEDQAVEKIGTTGRGIGPAYEDKAGRRGIRVADAFDETRFLELLGRGIARARASLSQLGREDDGTLEREVGTCLRLRERLLEIATDTGVEVDASLVQGKRILLEGAQGTALDLDHGTYPFVTSSNTTAAAAATGIGVGPTRIDAVLGVVKAYTTRVGNGPLPTAFEPEMDAHIRELGGEFGATTGRPRRCGWFDSVLARYAGRVNGLTGLAVTKLDVLDTLSEISIATAYRTPGGVTEDFPADTHGLDRSEPVLEALPGWQASTAEARSIADLPKNARRYLDRMEELTGAPVEMVSVGTRRTQIIHVG
- a CDS encoding inositol monophosphatase family protein: MTSESDLLATALRAAEAAATVHRRYAGKLRGESVQRKGRADFVSRVDLEAQHAALSVIRERHPEHRILSEEDDGETGPSTPAASHAEGPIWIVDPLDGTTNFLHDHPAYAASVGVWTGGDAVAGAVIAEATEERWWALRGEGAFRNGTRIRTSPLRDLSTALIGTGFPFKHPEQLPGYLKDFARVLLSTAGIRRGGAAALDLCYLAQGSLDVFWEGTLAPWDIAAGVVILREAGGVATRRGGGQIAADESGSVVAANSPELLEAMHALLGDR
- the trpS gene encoding tryptophan--tRNA ligase, with translation MTGPEARARVFSGMQPTGEAHLGNYLGALRQWVALQDRHECFFCIVDEHAITGDFTPAELPARILDLAVSFLAVGLDPGKCTIFVQSDVPEHAGLAWLLNAVTPLGELERMTQYKDKSSRTESIPAGLLNYPILQSADILLYRAALVPVGEDQLQHLELAREVARRWNARFGELFPEPQPILSKAGRILGLDGGAKMSKSLGNTVGILSEPEEVWARVRTAVTDPQRVRVTDPGRPEVCNVFTLHQHFTDPARLPDIAEQCRGATRGCVDCKRILADSISAHFAETRARANELKANPVRVVEILDAGAERARAVARETMQAAREGMGMNWRKGGAS
- a CDS encoding TolC family protein → MKKIVHRIGILALALAAGLPSILEAQQVPAGAALELDPYVVGEARPPVDPGAPFIEMTLQEAIDRALENNLDIQSARLNPLIQDYSLDVARAAFTPSISISSGYNNRTNQSTSQLDGGQRTVSESLTFNTTFTQPIRWYGGRFSTSFNNSRSETNNSFSTRNPSYNSSIGFSYTQPLLSGRRTDSQRTALETQQIQRDVVDIQLESQVRNLTDQVRVAYWNLKAQVEQIEIQRRSLAQAEQLLENNRIRVELGTLAEIEVFQAEAQVANALQSLLNAEITWRNQELAFKRLLVAGTQDPLLAQTIVPTELPSFEAREVDIAFAIERALRERTDIQQQRQQRAISQLNLAVTRESRLPDLSLSAGYSLQGVGGNLFARSGLGGEPELVEEGGYSDVFQSFADFDAPSWNVGLNFSYPLGTNAGSANYERAQLQLRQSDIALQSQELVITTEVTNAGLAVGNTFLQLEAARRSREAAERSLEAELTRFNVGVSTNFQVVTTQNSLTSARQAELRAIVNYVNAVEEFERVQRVGR
- the dapB gene encoding 4-hydroxy-tetrahydrodipicolinate reductase, which produces MKLALFGYGRMGRAVEEVAKERGHQITAALDVDSNAGGRGITAKSLGGARVAVDFSRADAVLDNVRKAAALGVGVVVGTTGWEGQAKEVEAAVQKAGTGLLVAPNFSIGMLLFSRVVEVAAHIANGLDDYDVHLREAHHRHKTDHPSGTARRLAEILVRVLDRKEGWETILPDGEAVDPRVLQVAVTRSGEILGLHEIVLEGPDDRILLRHEALSRKGLARGAVLAAEWLEGRAGIHTLADLMDDLLSGRAPA
- a CDS encoding dihydrodipicolinate synthase family protein, giving the protein MRPTPESSPRLDGIVVASVTPFDPATGDLDILALRANIRSWLATSIRGVLIGGSTGESAFIDSDERDAALRAAREMLPPERLLVAGTGAESTRETIRGTKRAAEAGADLVLVQPPAYYRELMDRVALEEHYARVADASPVPVLLYQPPLRVSTVELSTPLIASLSNHPNVLGIKDSRGNLEILREILAQSAEGFQVLTGSADRVVGALATGAVGAVLAAANFVPAESCALALAYAGGRLPEAERLQQGLLLLGKEIVAARGVAGVKTAMDLVGLRGGVPRPPLRPLDPEGIAAVRAALEGAGVVLTHLVA
- a CDS encoding PilT/PilU family type 4a pilus ATPase, with the protein product MIEIFKAAIQRGASDIHIKAGDVVRARVFGRLIPLSEQRMSQSQVRALAVKLIPHERDRERIDEISDYDCSWGIQGIGRFRVNILRQRGTYMIVMRVLPIEIPTFEDLRMPKVLEKAAENERGLVLVTGVTGSGKSSTMAAMVEHINRGMQKHIVTLENPIEFLHRDKKSSITQRDIGTDTASFSSGLRAALRQDPDVILIGEMRDTETIDIALKAAETGHLVISTVHTQNAVQTISRLISVFNQEEQEMVRIRLSETLQAVVSQRLLPRADGEGRVVAAEVMIVTGTIRDCVKDPHRTHEIPDLIEEGRDHYGSQSFDQHLQELVRDGLVDFRVAKAAATNPSDFELKMKFLGEGAAKDSSGGAAESTKLFS
- a CDS encoding Hsp20/alpha crystallin family protein — encoded protein: MSITRYRDRNWLSPWSDFDEMANRLNRAFAGRELGEGDGTAWLPAVNVEETPEELLLTAELPGLRQEDVELEIENNVLTIRGRKEETREEKGERRFHVWERRYGAFQRSFSLPRTVAADQIAASFENGVLHVRMPKAPEAKGKKIEIKSEA